The Urbifossiella limnaea nucleotide sequence CGACGGCGCTCGTCATGGGCCGGTTACGGGAGGCGGTCCGCGCGGGCATGTCGGACGTCGTCGTCGCCGGCAGCGGCGACCTCGCGGCGGGCGGGCGGAAGCTGGCCGGCAGCGCCCAGCAGCGGAAGCGGACGCACCTGCTCCACCACGCGAGCATCCTCGGCCCGTCGACGGACACCCGCGACCGCATCGCCCGCTACCTCCGCCCGCCGGAACGCGAGCCCGCGTACCGGGTCGGCCGCGACCACCTCGACTTCCTGGCGTGCGTTCTCCGCGCCGACGCGGATCTGCGGCGCGACGTGATCGCCGTATGGGAGCCGGTCGGTGTGTACCCGAACCCGCCGATCGGGCGCGTGCGGGAGTTGGTCGCCGAGAAGTACGGGCGCGACGAGTGGAACCTGCGGCGCTGAACCGCACCCCGAGCCGGCCCCGTCAGGGGTCGGAGCTTTCGCGGCGCCGCAGCCTCCGACCCCTGACGGGGCCGGCTCGGAAGCCGTATACAATTCGTCACGCGCCGCGGAGCGACCATGACAGACGGGGCCACCGACGCCGACCGCCTCCGGGCCGCCCTGGAGCCGTTCTACACCGCCGTCGAGGGCGTTCTGATCGGCCAGCGGCGGCTCCTCGACCGCCTCCTCATCGGCCTCCTCACCGACGGCCACGTCCTCCTCGAAGGCGTACCCGGGCTCGCCAAGACGCTCGCCGTCCGCACCGTCGCCCGGGCGCTCGACCTGTCGTTCAAACGCGTCCAGTTCACGCCCGACCTGCTGCCGGCCGACGTGATCGGCACGCAAATCTACAACCCCCGCACCGGCGAGTTCACCGTCAAGCAGGGGCCGGTGTTCGCCAACGTGGTGCTCGCCGACGAGATCAACCGCGCCCCGGCGAAGGTGCAGAGCGCGCTGCTGGAAGCGATGGCCGAGCGCCAGGTCACCATCGGCGACTCGTCGCTCGAGCTGCCGCGGCCGTTCTTCGTGCTGGCCACGCAGAACCCCGTCGAGCAGGAGGGCACGTACCCGCTGCCCGAGGCGCAGGTCGATCGGTTCATGCTGAAGGTGCTCATCGACTACCCCGGCCGCGCGGACGAACTGGCGATCCTCGACCGCATGGGCGGCGTCGATTCATCCACGGACCTGTCGCCGGTGCTGTCGGCGCCGCAGCTGGAGGGGTTGCGGCGGGCGGCGGATGCCGTGTATGTGGACGCCAAGGTGAAGGGCTATCTGCTGG carries:
- a CDS encoding lipoate--protein ligase family protein encodes the protein MTLLDLTLPTAAENLALDEALLLAAEDGTGGEVLRLWTQPTPAVVVGAGGSVAIDVNREACAADGVPVVRRSSGGGTVLLDPGCLCVSVVLRTDRPGLGTITDATALVMGRLREAVRAGMSDVVVAGSGDLAAGGRKLAGSAQQRKRTHLLHHASILGPSTDTRDRIARYLRPPEREPAYRVGRDHLDFLACVLRADADLRRDVIAVWEPVGVYPNPPIGRVRELVAEKYGRDEWNLRR
- a CDS encoding AAA family ATPase is translated as MTDGATDADRLRAALEPFYTAVEGVLIGQRRLLDRLLIGLLTDGHVLLEGVPGLAKTLAVRTVARALDLSFKRVQFTPDLLPADVIGTQIYNPRTGEFTVKQGPVFANVVLADEINRAPAKVQSALLEAMAERQVTIGDSSLELPRPFFVLATQNPVEQEGTYPLPEAQVDRFMLKVLIDYPGRADELAILDRMGGVDSSTDLSPVLSAPQLEGLRRAADAVYVDAKVKGYLLDVVRATRHPAEYGLDLAGLIQLGASPRATISLHRAAKAHALLAGRNYVAPEDVKAMAPDVLRHRLVVSFEAEAEDLRPDHLVKQVLDRLPVP